The following are encoded together in the Mycolicibacterium arabiense genome:
- a CDS encoding condensation domain-containing protein — translation MVAIKAIHDWIGTSGDVVSWHPSPVSRAKVAKAPVSDVPVSYQQAQHIRGYLSHLAGGTDMARLNIPAWDMQGQCDVRAMSHVINAYLRRHDTYHSWFEMTDDDQIVRHTVANPRDINFVPTKHGEMTAPQWREHVLSTPDPLQWDCFSFGIIQRADHFTFYISIDHVHTDAMFMGIVLVEIHMMYAALAAGSAPIPLPAAGSYDDYCVRQRDYLAALTAETPAVREWVEFAQRNDGTLPHFPFPLGDPPWSVSGDLLTVRLLDKQQSDRFEAACTAAGARFIGGVFACAAMAQQVLTGSTEYHVITPTTTRQTPEEFQTTGWFTGVVPISVDVDPASFGDTARAAQKSFDGRMYMADVPFDRVLELADPELGLHSPPPGVPMVSFLDAGLPPLSASIIAEWERMNGRVFGDARSAYQIGLWVNRGERETTVTVAYPNNPIARESIDRYLEAMTAIYVGVADGAAHGRTRGHVGHGDSKHHNGVRDREPVPAAKS, via the coding sequence ATGGTTGCGATCAAGGCGATCCACGACTGGATCGGGACGTCGGGTGACGTCGTGTCCTGGCACCCGTCGCCCGTGAGCCGCGCGAAGGTGGCCAAGGCGCCGGTGAGCGACGTGCCGGTGAGTTACCAGCAGGCACAGCACATCCGGGGCTACCTCAGCCATCTGGCCGGTGGCACCGACATGGCCCGGCTCAACATCCCGGCCTGGGATATGCAGGGTCAGTGCGACGTACGCGCGATGAGCCACGTCATCAACGCCTACCTGCGCCGTCACGACACCTACCACAGCTGGTTCGAGATGACCGACGACGACCAGATCGTCCGGCATACCGTCGCGAATCCCAGGGACATCAACTTCGTGCCCACCAAGCACGGCGAGATGACGGCGCCGCAGTGGCGCGAGCACGTGCTCAGCACGCCGGATCCGTTGCAGTGGGACTGCTTCTCGTTCGGCATCATCCAGCGTGCCGACCACTTCACGTTTTACATCAGCATCGACCACGTCCACACCGACGCGATGTTCATGGGAATCGTGCTGGTGGAGATCCACATGATGTACGCCGCACTCGCCGCGGGTTCCGCGCCGATCCCGCTGCCTGCCGCCGGTAGCTACGACGACTACTGCGTCCGTCAGCGCGACTACCTGGCCGCGCTCACGGCGGAGACGCCCGCCGTTCGAGAGTGGGTCGAGTTCGCTCAGCGCAACGACGGCACGTTGCCGCACTTCCCCTTCCCCCTCGGCGATCCGCCGTGGTCGGTGTCGGGTGACCTCCTCACCGTGCGGTTGCTGGACAAGCAGCAGTCAGATCGCTTCGAAGCCGCCTGCACCGCGGCGGGTGCGCGGTTCATCGGCGGCGTATTCGCCTGTGCTGCAATGGCGCAGCAGGTGCTGACCGGCTCCACGGAGTACCACGTCATTACCCCCACCACGACGCGGCAAACGCCCGAGGAGTTCCAGACCACCGGGTGGTTCACCGGCGTGGTGCCGATCTCGGTGGACGTCGATCCGGCGTCGTTCGGGGACACGGCTCGCGCTGCGCAGAAGTCGTTCGACGGCCGCATGTACATGGCGGACGTGCCGTTCGACCGGGTGTTGGAGTTGGCCGATCCCGAGCTGGGGTTGCACAGCCCGCCGCCCGGCGTGCCGATGGTGTCGTTCCTCGACGCCGGCCTGCCTCCGTTGTCCGCCAGCATCATCGCCGAGTGGGAACGGATGAACGGCAGGGTGTTCGGCGACGCGCGCTCGGCCTACCAGATCGGCCTGTGGGTCAACCGCGGTGAGCGGGAGACCACCGTCACGGTGGCGTACCCGAACAACCCGATCGCCCGGGAGTCCATCGACCGGTACCTCGAGGCGATGACCGCCATCTACGTCGGTGTCGCCGACGGCGCCGCGCACGGCCGCACCCGTGGCCACGTGGGTCACGGAGACTCCAAGCACCACAACGGTGTCCGCGACCGCGAACCGGTACCGGCGGCCAAGAGCTGA